A stretch of DNA from Hirundo rustica isolate bHirRus1 chromosome 1, bHirRus1.pri.v3, whole genome shotgun sequence:
TCCGCGGCCCCGTCGCCAGGAGACGGCACGCGCGCCCCCGCGCCGGCGGgcgggaggagcgggaggagcgggaggaAGCGGATGCGCGATGGGAGCGCTCCGCGTGTCACCGCCGGCGCCGCTTCCGGCGCCATGGGCGTCCAGGGCCTCACGGGCTTCGTGGAGGAGCGCGGCGTGTTCTTCACCGAGCTGCGGGTGCGGGACACCAAGCTGGTCATCGACGGCAGCAGCCTCTACCACTGCCTCTGCTTCGCCCCCGACGCCGACTTCCGACGCGGCGGCGACTACGGCGCCTTCGCCGCGGCCGTGCGCGACTTCTTCGGCGCGCTGCGAGCCTGCGGCGTCGCGCCCTTCGTGGTGCTGGACGGCGGGCGCGGCGCCGAGGACAGGAAGCTGCCCACGctgcggggccgcgccgccgaGCAGCTGCGGGCGGCCCACGGGCTGTCCCGCGGCGCCGGCGGCTGCCTGGTGCCGCTGCTGACCCGCGAGGCCTTCGTGCAGGCGCTGGGCCGGCTCGGCGTGCCCTTCGTGCAGTGCTTCGCCGAGGCCGACCGGGAGATCGCCGGGCTGGCCAACCGCTGGGGCTGCCCCGTCCTCTCCCTCGACAGCGACTTCTTCGTGTTCGACCTGGCGGGCGGGTACTGCCCGCTGTCCCACTTCCAGTGGCGGAGCGtgcgcgccgccgccccgccgcagGGCTGCTACGTGCCCGCGCGATGCTTCTCCGCGGAGAGGTTCTGCGGGCACTTCGGGCGCCTGAGCAAGGCCCTGCTCCCGCTCTTCGCCGTCATGAACGGGAACGACTTCGTCGGCCCGGAGGCGCTGGAGGCGTTCTTCAGCAAGGTGCGCCTGCCGAGGGGCTGcgcggcggggaggggcgggAGGCACCTCCGCCTCCAGGGACTGCTGAGCTGGCTGGCGCAGTTCGCGGAGCCCGCCGAGGCCGTGGACAACGTGCTGAAATACCTCAAGAAACACCAGAGGGAGGAAATGCGGGAACTTCTGTGCGCCTCAATGGAGGACTATGCTCCGTCCGAGGTGAACCTTGAGGACTTCTTTCAGAACGGGAGCTATGAGTGCGAGGCTGCCAGGAAGGCAGACGTACCGCAGTGGGTACTCGATGCTTTGGCGAAAGGTAAGCTGGCCCCATTCGTCATCAATGCCCTGATACTTAGAAGTAGCTTCCTCCGCGTTCAGGTGGAGAACATGCAGAGACCCAGTGCTCATTGCACAGCTTTGCCCATCCGACAAGTTATCTATGGACTGCTTCTGAGAGTGTCTCACGGTACTGAAGATGCTTCTCCAAGGAAGCAGACCAACGGGCCGCCCATTGTATGTGAATTTGACAGGTGCCAAAAGACACTTAAAAAAGCATTCGTTCAAGCAGCAAGCCTACCCCCAGATTTTTGTGATGATCGTTTTCCTTTGGACAAGCTAATGGAGGTAAATGGTTGTCATGACAGATCACAGTTAACAGTGTTTCACGAGTGACACAAAAATAGTTGGGACTCACGTTTGCCATTTGGCCACTAAAGGTGATGTCTGAACCAAGGCAACTCAGTAAGTAACTACTTAACACAGAAGTATCTGTATTATTTAAGAAGGTACATCACGTTGTCTtcatctcctttccttcctgcccctctccaagTGTACCAAGACAAATTACATGAGAAGTTGTGGTGTGTGTATATGCAACACTCCCTGAATTTTCCATTGGAAGCCCTTATTTCATCCTATGTATTTTGTTACACTAATCACTGCTTTTTATGGCAAGGAACTCAGTTTCGTGTAGTTTAGGAAAGTCCGATTTTAACACTACAAAACCTGATTTGTATTTGATCAAGCTGTGGAATGTTTCAGAGCAATGTTGTGAAACAAAATCTGACCCGTGCCTTTTTACTTGAAGTGTTTAACGTGTCAGTGTTGCAGCTGCCCAGTAATTTTACCTGCCCCAAATATGTTCCTGCTAACATGAACCTCCGATGCTTGCCAGACAGAGCAGAACAGCgcctgaaaaacaggaaaattataCTTGGTTACTTCCAGTCACCAGTGGAGCACTTCCATGAAAATTCTAATGACCAAGACTGTAACTCTTGCCACAATAGGAAGTAGTCTCCCATTCTCGATGTTGCGTAGCTGAGGTTTTGTATGCAGAAATTTCTGCAACGCCTAAAATACAAACCGTGTgttttaattctgcatttttaaggCACATGCTCTACCCATTCTGGCCTTCAGACTGATGCATCCGTGTGTGGGCTGTGCTCAATGTTTTTATCACTTGCTGGTGGCTCCTTTGTAAAGGAACCAAGTTTATCACTGCTACACCCATTAAATGCTACAAATAGCTATAGGTCCGAAGTACAGGTTACTTTACATAGGTTATTGGCACACCCTTTTAAACAATACACAACACTTAAGAGTTTGAAAAATCAAGTTTCATGTTAAGAGACATTAATGGCACCTTACTTCAACCTCGGTGTGTGTGCTGTTTGTTTAATGAATTTGAGCTTTGCTACTACAATTTTCCTTAGTGAATATTACCAATTGAACAAAAGTTTAGAAGAAGTAATGTTGTTCAGCATTTAAAGTGCTCCAGGCAAAACTGACTTCAGTTTCGTTTCTGCTGTGGGAATGTCTACCTAAGAGTAGGCAAAACAATCCTAATCAAGGTTTACAAAGCACTCAAATTGCAGCTGAACAGCCTGCTGCAATTCTGCATGCATGAAGTTATAGACAAAGCTTACAACACCACTTTCTGGAAGTTAAATGCCTCAGCAAAAAGGGAACATGTGCTAGGAATTAATTACTTATTAGTTACTTTTATCTTTCTACCTGAGGTTTAACtgtgtcatttttaaaaaaatacttcctgATCAGAATATCTGTgaaacttaaataattttttatcaaAAATGTAAAGCAGTAACTAATTTACCCAGGAACTTATTGGCTTTTTAGAAATTGCTCACAAAAGATCAAGTCTCTTACCTCcaatttttaaatctgttttcaggTGCCCGCGTCATGCCGTCAGATGCTTTTGCTGGAGACTCTGGGAGTCAAAATGAGTTTACTAGAACCTATCCCAAGTCATTTACAACTTCCTGTTGCTGTGACGTGTTACTGGATACGTTGTTCAGAACCAAAAGTTAAGCTGAACCAATTAAAGGCTCTGCTTCTAATGATCGTTTCTGGAGAACTGCAGAGGATAACCGACGATCCAGGTATGTGTCCAAAGAATACAGTTTTAGGTTGTTCAGCTACTACAAAAATCCAgaccatattttatttttccacactTAGAGTGAGTTGTCCAAATTTAGAGGAATTAGCCTCGATTTACAGTGTGACAGTGAGGTGTCACACTCTTTGCATTGATATGCACAAAGAAAAAGTGCTAACCATCAATTTAACATTTTATATAGGTAAAACAGTACTCTACCACATTGTAAAACATTAATTTGCATTTATAAGTACTTTCTTTAGgatcaaaatattaattcagaTATAAAAGTTACAAAAAATAAGCTTAACATACTCAGGCATCAAAAAACTACTGTTGAAGCATTGcagtactttttttccttttgagtttTTCTAAAAccatttgtatttaaaaatgctgAGTTGCCCAGgcagcatttttctgtcttgcatTGCATATCTAAAAGTATTACATAATCACATAAATTGCTTCAGTAATATTTATAGCTGTTAGGGTTATGGACATTTCCTCCATTTGATGGCAAAGACGATGCATGCCAGGGTTATGCAGTTTCTTTAGGTTCTGGCTTATAGACACCAGACTGACAGGGTTTCCAAGTGGGTTGTAGTGTGATGGAAAGCTTGTTTAGATTTGATCACACtgaatcaattaggttggaaaacacctctgagaTCACAGAGTCCAACCCATGACTGAACAAAAACCACCctgtcaaccagaccatggcactgagtgccacatccagtctttccttaaacacctccagggatggagactccaccagCTCcttgggcagcccattccagtgtcTAATCACCCCTTCTGTgaggaaattcctcctaatgtccaaGCCCAATTTCCCCTGCTGCAACTTACGGCCATTTCTCCTTGCCTTATCAATTGTTACCTGGGCGAAGGTAATACTCCCACCcggctacaccctcctttcaccCTCCCTTTGTACTGTTCACAGCAGAACATTTATTTCcaagttatttttcttatttataacCTAGATCCCAAAGTTCTACCTGCTGAAGATGACAACGTTGCGTATAACGAATTTctaaaatggaaggaaaagaaattggaaaGTAACGACTTTGATTTAGATGCTGCACACAGTTTTTGCCAGTGGCAGTGCTGTCTTCAAATGGGATTGTATCTCAACCAGCTACTTGGTACTCCTCTCTCTGAGCCAGACCTAAGTAGGTAAGGTTGTTCCAGAGATCTGCTTTCTACACAAGCCCCTAGTGGAATGTGTTAaagtttaattttctctgtCAAACTCCTTTGTCCAGTACTTGTACTAGAAGTCCCTTCTTTAAAAGAGTTATAAAGACTCTTAGCATAGGAGTTTACTGTTGGATGCTGTATGTTTTTGTCATCGAGCAACATGTTTCTGTACCTGTCCTGCTGAGGTGCAATTCTAAATGCAGATTCTCTCCTTTTGAGCAGGCTTTACACTGGGACCCTTGTGCACAGACTGTATCAAGAGCTTAAATCA
This window harbors:
- the ASTE1 gene encoding protein asteroid homolog 1 — translated: MGVQGLTGFVEERGVFFTELRVRDTKLVIDGSSLYHCLCFAPDADFRRGGDYGAFAAAVRDFFGALRACGVAPFVVLDGGRGAEDRKLPTLRGRAAEQLRAAHGLSRGAGGCLVPLLTREAFVQALGRLGVPFVQCFAEADREIAGLANRWGCPVLSLDSDFFVFDLAGGYCPLSHFQWRSVRAAAPPQGCYVPARCFSAERFCGHFGRLSKALLPLFAVMNGNDFVGPEALEAFFSKVRLPRGCAAGRGGRHLRLQGLLSWLAQFAEPAEAVDNVLKYLKKHQREEMRELLCASMEDYAPSEVNLEDFFQNGSYECEAARKADVPQWVLDALAKGKLAPFVINALILRSSFLRVQVENMQRPSAHCTALPIRQVIYGLLLRVSHGTEDASPRKQTNGPPIVCEFDRCQKTLKKAFVQAASLPPDFCDDRFPLDKLMEVPASCRQMLLLETLGVKMSLLEPIPSHLQLPVAVTCYWIRCSEPKVKLNQLKALLLMIVSGELQRITDDPDPKVLPAEDDNVAYNEFLKWKEKKLESNDFDLDAAHSFCQWQCCLQMGLYLNQLLGTPLSEPDLSRLYTGTLVHRLYQELKSAPSVENLFILSSKMAQLYLVLLNTVESMVSPDFFQKVTKTRSKSCKKKKASNKKKTAIRCPVPETQNLCNVNRFASLQVDD